The Pseudomonas fluorescens genome segment GCAGGTCAGCGTCGAGCAACTGCGCGATGCCATCGGCTTTGTCGTGGGCAACGTTTATCTGCGCCAGAGCCTGGCCGAGCGTTCGCGGCAACTGGTGGACGGGCGCGGTGCGCTGCGGGTTGCGGCGGCACTGGCCGGCGCGGTGCTCAAGTTGCGCGCAGTGACGTTGGACGATGCGCAGGTGTTGTTCGACGGGCGCAATGCCGAGGTGGTGCGTCGCTGGTCGCTGGACAGCGCTGCGATTGACTGGACGCAACATGTGAACTGGCTGGGCGCGAGTCTGCGCAATCCTCAGCGGTTGCTGCTGGTGGCCGAGGCGGATGATGGCCCGGTCGGCGTCCTGCGCTACGATTTGCGTGGCTTCGAGGCAGAAGTTTCGCTGTATATGTTCGAAGGGCGTTTCGGCCTTGGTTGGGGCAGGGCGCTGCTGGCGCAGGGTGAAGCTTTCGTGGCTGCGCACTGGCCGCAAATGACCGCCATCACTGCCCGGGTCTTGCCGGCCAATCGGCCCTCGATGAATGTTTTCCGTGACGCCGGGTACACACAAAGTGCCTGCGCGTTCACCAAGGTTTTGAAGGAATCCCGTCCATGAGCAGTTTCAAGATCGGCAATCGCCTGATCGGTGCCGACGCACCGCCGTTCATCATTGCCGAAATGAGCGGCAACCATAATCAGTCGTTGGACGTCGCTTTGCAGATTGTCGAGGCGGCGGCCGAGGCAGGTGCTCACGCCTTGAAGCTGCAAACCTACACCGCCGACACCATGACTCTGGATCTGGCTGAAGGCGAGTTCTTCATCAAGGACCCGAACAGCCTGTGGGCCGGCACTTCGTTGTACGACCTGTACGAGAAGGCTCACACCCCCTGGGAATGGCACGCGCCGATCTTCGCCCGGGCAAAAGCGCTGGGCATGCTCGCGTTTTCGACACCGTTCGATGACAGCGCCGTGGACTTCCTTGAAAGCCTCGAGGTGCCGGCCTACAAGATCGCCAGTTTTGAAAACACCGATCTGCCGCTGATCCGGCGTGTTGCGGCGACCGGCAAGCCGCTGATCATTTCCACCGGCATGGCCAGCATCGCCGAGCTCGACGAAACCGTACGCGCCGCCCGCGAGGCCGGGTGCAAGGATCTGGTGCTGCTCAAGTGCACCAGCACCTACCCGGCGACGCCGCTCAACAGCAATGTGCGTACCATCCCGCATCTGCGAGAGCTGTTCGGTTGTCAGGTGGGGCTGTCCGATCATTCGATGGGCGTCGGCGTTTCGGTGGCGGCTGTGGCGCTCGGAGCTACAGTGGTTGAAAAGCACTTCACCCTCGACCGCGCGGCGGGCGGGGTGGACGCCAGTTTCTCGCTGGAGCCAGCGGAAATGGCCAGCCTGGTGGTCGAGACCGAGCGCGCCTGGCAGGCCATGGGCCAGGTGCATTACGGCGTGACCGAGGCTGAGAAAAAGTCCCTGGTTTACCGCCGGTCGCTGTACGTCACGGCCGACATGGCGGCCGGTGAACCGTTCACGGCGGCCAATCTGCGCGCCATTCGTCCCGGTCTCGGTCTGCCGCCCAAGCACGCCGATGCCGTCCTGGGCCGCCGCGCGCGGGCGCCGATCAAGCGCGGTACGCCGCTGGAATGGTCATTGGTCGAATAACCCGATCTGCACCGATTCGGCAAAATAGCGTGACCTGCGAGTCATAACGCGCATCTTCACTGTATTGTATTGACCGGGGAGATGGCGCCTGGCCCGTTATCGGTTGCAGTGATAGCCCTTTGCGCTCCCCGTGGCTGCCCGTTGTGGCGGCCGTTTTCTGTTTGTCGGCGCCCCTCGAATCCTTGCGAGCGGTGGTATTGGGCTGTTTATTATTGGGAAGCCGTAATGATTGGCATAAAAAGCATTGCGAGCTACGTTCCTGTAGCCGGCGTGGACAATTACGCACAAGGTGCAAAATTCGAGAAGGATGAAGAATTCATCCTCGGCAAGATCGGTTCGGCCTTCCTGCCACGTAAAGACGCAGAACAGGAAACTTCCGATCTGTGTGTTGAAGCGGCCAATGCGCTGTTTGCCAACAACCCTGAACTGAAACGTGAATCCATCGATGCACTGATCGTCGTCACCCAGAACGGTGACGAAGAAGGCCTGCCGCACACCGCAGCAATCGTCCAGGACAAACTGGGTCTGCCAACCAATGTCGCCGCGTTCGACATTTCCCTGGGCTGCTCCGGTTACGTTTATGGCATCTACGCGATCAAGGGCTTCATGGAAGCTGCCGGCCTGAAGAACGGCCTGCTGATCACCGCTGACCCATATTCGAAGATCGTTGATCCGGAAGATCGCAACACCACCATGCTGTTCGGCGACGCCGCCACCGCGACCTGGATGGGCGAAGACCCGACCTGGGCGTTGGGCAAGGCCAAGTTCGGCACCGACGGTTCCGGTGCGCCGCACCTGAAAGTCACCGATGGCGTGTTCTTCATGAACGGTCGTCAGGTGTTCAACTTTGCGTTGCTCAAAGTCCCGGCGCACTTGCATGAGTTGCTCGACGATTCGGGCCTCAACGCCGATGACATCGATGCCTTCTGCATCCACCAGGGCAGCGCGGCGATTGTCGATGCCGTGGCGCGCCGCTTTGAAGGCGAGCCGGAGAAGTTCATCAAGGACATGGTCGAGACCGGCAACACCGTGTCGTCCAGTGTGCCGCTGCTGCTGGAAAAACACGTGATGGATTCCGACTGGAACCGCATCGCGATCAGTGGTTTCGGTGTCGGTCTGTCGTGGGGTTCGGCGATTATTTATCGTCCTTGAATCCGTTAAAAACGGCGGATACAAAAATAGCGTTCAAGGGTTAACCTTGAACGCTATTTTTTTGCCTGAAGGGAGCGCGAGGCGCCATGAGCGAGTTTTTCCAGGCCAATGCCCACGTCATTGAGCGACGCTGGCCGGCGCTGTTCGCGCGATTGCTGAACGAAGACAGTTCGGTGATCGACGCCGGATTGACACAGGGGCTGGGTTCGACGCTGAGCATCAACGGCATTCAGCTCACCAGTCGCCACGACCGCGTCCATGAGGCCCGGGTTCAGGCCGCCAGCCTGCCGGCGGACAAGTCGCGATTGCACGTCTATGGCACCGGCCTCGGAGATTTGCCGACGGTTCTGCTGGAGCGTGCCGGGCTTGAGCGGCTGTATGTACACATCCTCAATGGCGCGCTGTTTGCGCTGGTGTTGCAGTTGCTCGATCAGCGGCAATGGCTGGAAGACTCGAGGGTAGAGCTTCTGTACGCCGGGGACATGCCGGACATCTGCACGCCGTTCTTTGCCTTGCCTGCCGAAATGCTGCTGGCCGATGACTTCAACGCGAAGATCCGTGATCGGCTGGTCAGTGAAGTGCACTTGAGTTTCAACAATCGTGAGTTTGATCCGCAGTCGCCGTTCATTCTGCAGCGTCTGCAGGACTGCTTGCCGGTGCTACTCGCTGACGATGATGTGGCGCAATTGTTCGGCACTTGCACTGGCCGGGAAATCTACGTGATCGGCACCGGGCCGACGCTTGAGCAGCATTTCGAGCGACTGGCCACGATTCGCGAGCGAGACGAGCGCCCCTTGTTCATTTGCGTCGACACCGCTTACCGGCCGCTGCGCGAGCACGGGATTGTGCCCGACTATGTAGTGAGCATCGATCAGCGCATCAGCTTTCGGCATTTGCCTTTCGAAGAATCCGACGGCATTCCCTTGGTGTATCTGCCCATGAGCGATCCTGAGGTGTTGAGGGCCTGGAAGGGCAAACGCTATGGCGGTTATTCGCTTAGCCCGGTCTACGCAGCGTTGCGAGAGCAACATCCACGGGCACTGCTGCATGTGGGTGGCAGCGTGATTCACCCCGCGGTGGATCTGGCGGTGAAGATGGGGGCTGCGCAGATCACCCTGTTCGGCGCCGACTTCGCTTTCCCGATGAACAAGACCCACGCCGGCTGGAACGATGGTGATCTTGGGCCGTCGGTGAATCAGGCGCGGCACTGGGTGCGTGACGGGTTCGGTGAGCGCGTCAGTACGCAGCTCAATTTCCGCGGTTATCTGTGTGTGCTGGAGCGATACATCGCCAGCCAGCCGCACGTCGAGTTTTTCAACAGTAGTCGCGCAGGAGCGTTGATTGCCGGGACGCGCTTCAATCAGGAGTTCGTGCAATGAGTGCAATGCAACGAAGTGTCGACGAATGCCGTCGGTGTGCCGGCCTGTTTCGTCTGGGGCGTGATGTCGAAGCAGCGCTGGACATGGTTGATGTATTCGAAGGTGCGCAGCATTTGCTGGTGTCCGCCTCGCCGGATATCCAGCAGTCGTGGGCGCAAGTGCTCACACAAATGCTCGATTGTCAGGAGCGCCAGGATTGGCTCGGGCTCGCCGACTTCATGGAGTACGAATTGATCCGGTTACTGGAAAGTTCGGCGTCCTGAGAAATGCCGATAGCGCTGGCCCGCAGGTTTGCGCTGCAGACGGTTTCATGGCGTCATTTTTCCGAGGGTGAAGTGCTGCTAAGTCTTTGTTTTCTAGGGGGTGGCAGGGTGATGGCAAATTTTTTCAAAAAAGCCCTCAAGCAACCTGCAAACCCGACGATAACTATTACGAAGGTTCTCTAGGCCATACCCGGCGGTTGCCAGGGCCGGAAGCCGCAGTACCCAACCAACGAGGAATTCGTCATGGCTTTAACAGTAAACACCAACACCACGTCGTTGAACGTTCAGAAGAACCTGAACCGCGCTTCCGACGCTCTGTCGACTTCGATGCAGCGCCTGTCTTCCGGCCTGAAAATCAACAGCGCTAAAGACGACGCCGCTGGCCTGCAAATCTCCAACCGTATGTCTTCCCAGATCCGCGGTAACACCCAGGCCATCCAGAACGCCAACGACGGTATCTCCGTTGCTCAGACCGCTGAAGGCGCTCTGCAAGCTACTACCGACATTCTGCAGCGTATGCGTGAACTGGCTGTTAAAGCACGTAACGGTACCAACGGCACTGCTGACCAGACCGCTACCAACGCTGAATTCGCACAAATGTCCGACGAGATCACCCGTATCTCGGCTTCGACCAACCTGAACGGCAAAAACTTGCTGGACGGTTCGGCTGGTACTGTGACCCTGCAAGTTGGCGCAAACACCGGTTCGGCTAACCACATCGACCTGGTACTGAGCTCCAAGTTCGACGCCGCCAGCCTGTCGGTAGGTAGCGGTACTGTTGTTCTGACCGGTGCTACTTCGGCTGCCGCCGCTTCGAACATCGACAACGCTATCACTGCAATCGACGCCGCTATCGCTGCAATCGGTGCAACTCGTGCCAGCCTGGGTGCTTCGCAAAACCGTCTGAACAGCACCATCCAGAACTTGCAGAACATCAACGAAAACACCACTGCTGCACAAGGTCGCGTACAAGATACCGACTTCGCCGCAGAGACTGCTAACCTGACCAAGCAGCAAACCCTGCAACAGGCTTCGACCTCTGTTCTGGCTCAAGCCAACCAACTGCCTTCCGCTGTACTGAAGCTGCTTCAGTAATTTCGGAATGAGTTTTGGCGGGGGAGTGCGCTTGCGTGCTCTCTCGCTTTTTCACGTTAAGAGGTGATGAGCATGGACATGAGCGTAAAGCTTAACGTGACTTATCCGGCTCCCAAGCCAGCCAGTACCGTCACCGACAAGCCGTCGGAGACCAAGCCTCACGTGGTTGATGCTGTTACTGATTCGAAAAAGAGTCAGGAAACGGATGAAACCAAATTGAAGCTGGCGGTGCAGGAGATCGAGAAGTTTGTTCAGTCGATCAAGCGTAACCTGGAGTTCTCGATCGATGAGCATTCCGGAAAGGTCATCGTCAAGGTGATCGCAAGCGAGACGGGCGAGGTCGTACGACAGATCCCCTCCGCAGAAGCTCTCAAGCTGGCAGACAGCCTCGCCAATGCGAGCCACGTGTTGTTCGACGCCAAAGTCTGATAGCTGGCATGAATCGTGTTTGAAGTTCTTTAGACCCCACAAGGGTCAAAAGACTGGCAACAACCCCAAGGGAGATGCACATGGCAAGTCCAATTTTACCGGGTTCCGGCCTGGGTTCCGGCCTGGACATCGGTGCGATCGTTACTGCGCTGGTCAACGCTGACAAGTCGGCGAAACAGACGCAGATCGATGCCAGTACCAAGACCAACACGCTGAAGATTTCCGGTGTCGGTACGCTGAAGAGTGCGCTGACTGCATTCCAGACGGCGATGACCAACCTGGGCAGCAAGACCAATCCGGCGTTTTCCGGTTACACGGCCACTTCGGGTACTCCGAGTGTTCTGGGCGTGACTTCGGATAACACTGCGGTCTCGGGCACTTACAGTGTTGTTGTGAACAATCTGGCTACCGGCTCGAAAATAGCCAGCGCATCCTTTGCCGGCGGTGCTGCCAGTGCCATTCCGAGTGGTACTCTGAAAATCAGTCAGAATGGCACTGATTACAATGTCACGATTCCAGCCAATGCGACCTTGCAGACTACTCGTGACGCGATCAACACGGCTCAGGGTATCAATGGTATTTCTGCCAACATCGTGACGGATAGCACCGGTTCGTCGCG includes the following:
- the pseI gene encoding pseudaminic acid synthase, yielding MSSFKIGNRLIGADAPPFIIAEMSGNHNQSLDVALQIVEAAAEAGAHALKLQTYTADTMTLDLAEGEFFIKDPNSLWAGTSLYDLYEKAHTPWEWHAPIFARAKALGMLAFSTPFDDSAVDFLESLEVPAYKIASFENTDLPLIRRVAATGKPLIISTGMASIAELDETVRAAREAGCKDLVLLKCTSTYPATPLNSNVRTIPHLRELFGCQVGLSDHSMGVGVSVAAVALGATVVEKHFTLDRAAGGVDASFSLEPAEMASLVVETERAWQAMGQVHYGVTEAEKKSLVYRRSLYVTADMAAGEPFTAANLRAIRPGLGLPPKHADAVLGRRARAPIKRGTPLEWSLVE
- a CDS encoding ketoacyl-ACP synthase III, which translates into the protein MIGIKSIASYVPVAGVDNYAQGAKFEKDEEFILGKIGSAFLPRKDAEQETSDLCVEAANALFANNPELKRESIDALIVVTQNGDEEGLPHTAAIVQDKLGLPTNVAAFDISLGCSGYVYGIYAIKGFMEAAGLKNGLLITADPYSKIVDPEDRNTTMLFGDAATATWMGEDPTWALGKAKFGTDGSGAPHLKVTDGVFFMNGRQVFNFALLKVPAHLHELLDDSGLNADDIDAFCIHQGSAAIVDAVARRFEGEPEKFIKDMVETGNTVSSSVPLLLEKHVMDSDWNRIAISGFGVGLSWGSAIIYRP
- a CDS encoding motility associated factor glycosyltransferase family protein; translation: MSEFFQANAHVIERRWPALFARLLNEDSSVIDAGLTQGLGSTLSINGIQLTSRHDRVHEARVQAASLPADKSRLHVYGTGLGDLPTVLLERAGLERLYVHILNGALFALVLQLLDQRQWLEDSRVELLYAGDMPDICTPFFALPAEMLLADDFNAKIRDRLVSEVHLSFNNREFDPQSPFILQRLQDCLPVLLADDDVAQLFGTCTGREIYVIGTGPTLEQHFERLATIRERDERPLFICVDTAYRPLREHGIVPDYVVSIDQRISFRHLPFEESDGIPLVYLPMSDPEVLRAWKGKRYGGYSLSPVYAALREQHPRALLHVGGSVIHPAVDLAVKMGAAQITLFGADFAFPMNKTHAGWNDGDLGPSVNQARHWVRDGFGERVSTQLNFRGYLCVLERYIASQPHVEFFNSSRAGALIAGTRFNQEFVQ
- a CDS encoding flagellin domain-containing protein, with product MALTVNTNTTSLNVQKNLNRASDALSTSMQRLSSGLKINSAKDDAAGLQISNRMSSQIRGNTQAIQNANDGISVAQTAEGALQATTDILQRMRELAVKARNGTNGTADQTATNAEFAQMSDEITRISASTNLNGKNLLDGSAGTVTLQVGANTGSANHIDLVLSSKFDAASLSVGSGTVVLTGATSAAAASNIDNAITAIDAAIAAIGATRASLGASQNRLNSTIQNLQNINENTTAAQGRVQDTDFAAETANLTKQQTLQQASTSVLAQANQLPSAVLKLLQ
- a CDS encoding flagellar protein FlaG, whose translation is MDMSVKLNVTYPAPKPASTVTDKPSETKPHVVDAVTDSKKSQETDETKLKLAVQEIEKFVQSIKRNLEFSIDEHSGKVIVKVIASETGEVVRQIPSAEALKLADSLANASHVLFDAKV